GGGCGCGGCGATTCTTCTGCAGTCGGGCAAGGGTGGCGGACTCGCCGCCAGCTTCGGTGGCGCGAGCTCCTCGGCCGATTCCATCATCGGCAGCCGTCAGGCGGGGAACCTCCTCACGAAGGCAAGCTGGTGGTGCGGCGGGATCTTCCTGGGTCTCGCGTTCATCCTGCAGCTCATGAGCACCCGATCGAGCGCGCCCAAGTCGGTGCTCGACCGGCTCGCGGCTCCGGCGTCGCAGGCGGCCCCCACGGCGCCGTCCAACGCCAACACGGCCGCCCCGGCCGCTCCGCTGACCCCGGACGCAGCGCCGGCCGCAGCCCCCGGCGCGACACCGGCGGCCCCCGCCAAGCCGTAAGGACGCGGTGAGCACACTCCCGCCCAAAGGGTTCCTCCTCCTCGAGGACGGAACCCTTTTTCTCGGCCGGCTCGTGGGGCCGACCCACCCCACCGTTGCCGAAATCGTCTTCACGACGGTCATGACCGGATACCAGGAGGTCTTCACCGACCCCTCGTTCCGCGGGCAGACCGTGGTCATGACGGCTCCGCAGATCGGCAACTACGGCATCAACACCGACGACCCCGAGTCGGCCCACCCGCAGGTGGCCGCGGTGGTCTGCCGCGAACTGTCGCCGACCTACTCGAGCTGGCGCGCCACGGGCGGCCTGCGCGAGTGGCTGGAAGCCGCCGGTGTGCCGGTGCTCACCGAGGTCGACACCCGCCGCCTCACCAAGCACCTGCGCAGCGTGGGCGTGATGCGTGGCGTGATCGGCCTGGGTGACAAACCCGACCAGGCCGCGCTGGCCGCACTCGACGCCTGCCCCAGCATGGAAGGGCTCGATCTGGCGACGGTCGTTTCCACGCGCGAGACGTACGACTGGGGCAATGCCCAGGCGCCGTATCACGTGGTGGCTTACGACTACGGCATCAAGCGCAACATCCTGCGGTTGTTCGAAGCACATGAATGCCGCGTCACCGTGGTGCCGTCGGACACCCCGGCCGACCGCGTGCTGGCCATGAATCCCGACGGCGTGTTCCTCTCCAACGGCCCCGGG
The nucleotide sequence above comes from Gemmatimonas aurantiaca. Encoded proteins:
- the secG gene encoding preprotein translocase subunit SecG — translated: MYTFLLILLIIDALVLGAAILLQSGKGGGLAASFGGASSSADSIIGSRQAGNLLTKASWWCGGIFLGLAFILQLMSTRSSAPKSVLDRLAAPASQAAPTAPSNANTAAPAAPLTPDAAPAAAPGATPAAPAKP
- the carA gene encoding glutamine-hydrolyzing carbamoyl-phosphate synthase small subunit; protein product: MSTLPPKGFLLLEDGTLFLGRLVGPTHPTVAEIVFTTVMTGYQEVFTDPSFRGQTVVMTAPQIGNYGINTDDPESAHPQVAAVVCRELSPTYSSWRATGGLREWLEAAGVPVLTEVDTRRLTKHLRSVGVMRGVIGLGDKPDQAALAALDACPSMEGLDLATVVSTRETYDWGNAQAPYHVVAYDYGIKRNILRLFEAHECRVTVVPSDTPADRVLAMNPDGVFLSNGPGDPAAVSYAPETIRKIASTEVPIFGICLGHQLLGLTFGGRTVKMPYGHRGGNQPVKDLATGQVLITAQNHGFAVAGSPEGVEGAPELAVTHINLNDGTVEGLRHRTLPIFAVQYHPEAAPGPHDAVPLFDQFLSALRQRRGEKAQTLD